A genomic window from Streptomyces mirabilis includes:
- a CDS encoding NADPH-dependent F420 reductase, translated as MPIGIIGAGAIGRALAYRFVAAGEQVVISNSRGPQSLRDLAASIGPALTPATVAESAKEEIVVLAVPWRRLSEAVAAADVLDWQERIVIDTTNPLGPPDFKVADLDGRTSSEVVAELVPGARLVKAFNTLTPAVLGSDPRTFVGRRVIFLSGNHPGANERVTRLADRVGWAVINLGPLASGGRLQQFPGGPLPTLNLLLEP; from the coding sequence ATGCCCATCGGAATCATCGGTGCCGGAGCCATCGGCCGGGCCCTCGCCTATCGGTTCGTGGCGGCGGGCGAGCAGGTCGTCATCAGCAACAGCCGGGGACCGCAGTCACTGCGGGACCTCGCCGCCTCGATCGGCCCGGCCCTGACGCCCGCCACCGTCGCGGAGTCGGCCAAGGAGGAGATCGTCGTCCTCGCCGTGCCGTGGCGACGGCTGAGCGAGGCGGTGGCCGCCGCGGACGTCCTCGACTGGCAGGAGCGGATCGTCATCGACACCACCAACCCGCTCGGACCGCCCGACTTCAAGGTCGCCGACCTCGACGGCCGCACCTCCAGCGAGGTCGTCGCCGAACTCGTCCCCGGAGCACGGCTGGTGAAGGCGTTCAACACCCTGACGCCGGCGGTGCTCGGCTCCGATCCGCGCACTTTTGTCGGACGGCGGGTGATCTTCCTCTCGGGAAACCACCCCGGGGCCAACGAGCGCGTCACGCGGCTGGCGGATCGGGTGGGGTGGGCGGTCATCAATCTGGGCCCGCTGGCGTCCGGCGGACGGCTGCAGCAGTTCCCGGGCGGCCCCCTGCCGACGCTCAATCTGCTCCTGGAGCCCTGA
- a CDS encoding alpha/beta hydrolase translates to MTGDRIELAVHDHGGDGPPLLLLHGARRTLADWAAVAPLLVPRHRVLAVDLRGHGLSPSGTWSLPRVLDDIEAVLERYDLPGALPVGHSLGGMIAVRYGLEHPDVTPGAVNLDGYGWGRPDQYVGLDPVYVEERLTQVRESATATVSGGPLPADGLKDLLAEQRALSDRLGIPYELLEAGLLRSVRPAPDGRLVVHPERALVLEMLAAVDALDLFDLFDAFARTRRPLLLGRAARPVPPAPGLPWFDELMTAYGKGLARDLAELAGRRTTVRVVGIDGTHEMLLESPGAVAHALLAFTSEAFPGSES, encoded by the coding sequence ATGACCGGAGACCGCATCGAACTGGCCGTACACGACCACGGTGGTGACGGCCCACCCCTGCTTCTGCTGCACGGAGCCAGGCGTACGCTCGCCGACTGGGCCGCCGTGGCCCCCCTCCTCGTCCCCCGGCACCGGGTGCTCGCCGTGGACCTGCGCGGACACGGTCTCTCACCGTCGGGGACCTGGAGTCTTCCCCGGGTACTGGACGACATCGAGGCGGTGCTCGAACGGTACGACCTGCCCGGCGCGCTGCCCGTCGGGCACTCGCTCGGCGGGATGATCGCCGTACGGTACGGGCTGGAGCATCCGGACGTCACGCCCGGCGCGGTGAACCTGGACGGATACGGCTGGGGCCGCCCCGACCAGTACGTGGGCCTCGACCCGGTGTACGTCGAGGAGCGCCTCACCCAGGTGCGGGAGTCGGCGACCGCGACGGTGTCCGGCGGACCGCTGCCGGCGGACGGCCTCAAGGACCTGCTCGCCGAGCAGCGCGCACTCTCCGACCGACTGGGCATTCCCTACGAGCTGTTGGAGGCCGGCCTGCTGCGCAGCGTGCGGCCCGCGCCCGACGGACGGCTGGTGGTGCACCCCGAACGCGCGCTCGTGCTGGAGATGCTGGCCGCCGTCGACGCACTCGACCTCTTCGACCTGTTCGACGCCTTCGCGCGGACGCGGCGCCCACTGCTGCTCGGACGGGCCGCGCGACCCGTACCGCCCGCCCCCGGCCTGCCCTGGTTCGACGAACTGATGACGGCGTACGGGAAGGGGCTCGCCAGGGACCTCGCCGAACTGGCCGGGCGGCGGACCACCGTGCGGGTCGTCGGGATCGACGGTACGCACGAGATGCTCCTGGAGAGTCCCGGCGCGGTCGCCCATGCCCTCCTCGCCTTCACCTCCGAGGCGTTCCCCGGGTCCGAGTCATGA